From a single Salvelinus namaycush isolate Seneca chromosome 14, SaNama_1.0, whole genome shotgun sequence genomic region:
- the LOC120058785 gene encoding histone deacetylase 6-like isoform X2: MDSVPEPRPVRRSPRTSKSPENNAAKGRKKTGNLQETRRRGRMDRSKGEEDIANQLNNLDLCNEASATGTGLVFDNLFTHHRCLWDPR; the protein is encoded by the exons ATGGATTCTGTGCCAGAGCCCAGGCCAGTCAGACGTTCCCCTCGCACGTCAAAGTCACCGGAGAACAACGCAGCCAAA GGTCGGAAGAAGACGGGCAACCTGCAGGAGACTCGGAGGAGAGGAAGAATGGACAGAAGTAAAGGAGAAGAGGACATAGCCAATCAACTGAACAACCTG gATCTGTGTAACGAGGCTTCAGCCACAGGGACTGGTCTGGTGTTTGACAACTTGTTCACACACCATCGCTGTCTTTGGGATCCCAGGTGA
- the cdk20 gene encoding cyclin-dependent kinase 20, with the protein MDQYSILGRIGEGAHGIVFKAKHIETGETVALKKVALRKLEDGIPNQALREIKALQKIEDNQHVVKLKDVFPHGTGFVLVFEYMLSDLSEVIRNSQRPLTESHVKGYMMMLLKGVAFCHENSIMHRDLKPANLLISSTGHLKIADFGLARLFNNDGEHLYSHQVATRWYRAPELLYGARKYDEGVDLWAVGCIFGELLNNSPLFPGENDIEQLCCVLRVLGTPNQHIWPEITELPDYNKITFKENPAIPLEEIVPDTSPQAVDLLNKFLVYPSKQRISARQALLHPYLFSEPLPAHHSELPIPQHGGKHSRQRLQPPVEFSVDLPLSESLVDPALVQGHAWCL; encoded by the exons ATGGACCAATATAGTATTTTGGGTAGAATAGGAGAAGGAGCCCATGGCATTGTTTTCAAAGCAAAACATATCGAG ACTGGAGAGACTGTGGCTCTGAAGAAAGTCGCTCTGAGAAAGTTGGAGGACGGGATCCCCAACCAAGCCCTCAGGGAGATCAAGGCTTTACAGAAGATTGAAGACAACCAACAC GTGGTGAAACTAAAGGACGTGTTTCCCCATGGTACAGGGTTCGTCTTGGTGTTTGAGTACATGCTCTCTGACCTGTCTGAGGTCATCAGGAACTCTCAGAGGCCTCTCACCGAGTCACATGTCAAAGGTTACATGATGATGCTACTCAAAGGGGTTGCCTTCTGCCACGAGAACTCCATCATGCACAGA gatCTGAAACCAGCCAACCTGCTCATCAGCTCTACAGGTCATCTGAAGATAGCAGACTTTGGCCTGGCCAGACTTTTCAACAACGACGGAGAGCACCTCTACAGCCATCAGGTGGCCACCAG GTGGTATCGAGCACCAGAACTGCTTTATGGGGCAAGAAAATACGACGAAGGTGTCGATCTCTG GGCAGTGGGATGTATCTTCGGGGAACTTCTGAATAACTCCCCTCTGTTCCCTGGAGAGAATGACATAGAACAGCTGTGCTGTGTTCTCCGGGTCCTGGGGACCCCCAACCAGCACATTTGGCCG gAGATCACAGAGCTGCCTGACTACAATAAGATCACTTTTAAGGAGAACCCTGCCATCCCTCTTGAGGAGATAGTTCCTGATACCTCACCTCAGGCTGTGGATCTGCTCAACAAGTTCCTGGTCTACCCCTCTAAACAGAGGATCAGCGCCAGACAG gccctGCTCCATCCCTATTTGTTCTCTGAGCCGCTGCCGGCCCACCACTCGGAGCTGCCTATCCCCCAGCACGGAGGGAAACATTCCCGTCAGCGACTCCAgcctcctgtagaattctctgtaGATCTGCCCCTCTCAGAGAGCCTGGTGGACCCTGCTTTGGTCCAGGGACATGCCTGGTGTCTATGA
- the LOC120058785 gene encoding histone deacetylase 6-like isoform X1 — translation MDSVPEPRPVRRSPRTSKSPENNAAKKGRKKTGNLQETRRRGRMDRSKGEEDIANQLNNLDLCNEASATGTGLVFDNLFTHHRCLWDPR, via the exons ATGGATTCTGTGCCAGAGCCCAGGCCAGTCAGACGTTCCCCTCGCACGTCAAAGTCACCGGAGAACAACGCAGCCAAA AAGGGTCGGAAGAAGACGGGCAACCTGCAGGAGACTCGGAGGAGAGGAAGAATGGACAGAAGTAAAGGAGAAGAGGACATAGCCAATCAACTGAACAACCTG gATCTGTGTAACGAGGCTTCAGCCACAGGGACTGGTCTGGTGTTTGACAACTTGTTCACACACCATCGCTGTCTTTGGGATCCCAGGTGA